One Spirochaetota bacterium DNA segment encodes these proteins:
- a CDS encoding AraC family transcriptional regulator, whose protein sequence is MVRDIFTLYYLPVAIFVSHICCIIVIAVIYSIKKFNILLPVFLHSVVLAIISLKFVYPIYMYIDTRHYFYPVIFILIALYGLVTLSITNNNFKSSLYNFIGSIIGKSVIVTSAIVIIADYKYEYSTIMITSADMILSTGVVLSTRNQFTQYPVQWPYKELFMLMILLTIIFCIITTFLLQIVHILLYFFAILSASYIVLLTKFLIALGNDTNGEYICSEEYFYNTGRYDSIIKIIKEHVNEHYTLPIDKYTIALQCEMHPDYISKVFKSEEGITINKYIQIVRMEKAYKLVMDTDKKIIEVAFNVGYENLATFYRHFMRHHKKSPHRLRKEKSIP, encoded by the coding sequence ATGGTAAGAGATATTTTTACTTTATACTATCTCCCCGTTGCTATATTCGTTTCACATATTTGCTGTATAATAGTTATAGCTGTTATATATAGTATAAAGAAATTCAATATACTGTTGCCAGTATTCCTACACTCTGTAGTATTAGCAATAATATCATTGAAGTTTGTCTACCCAATATACATGTATATTGATACCCGCCATTATTTTTATCCAGTGATATTTATTTTAATAGCACTATATGGATTAGTAACACTAAGTATTACTAATAATAATTTTAAAAGCTCATTATATAATTTTATTGGCTCTATAATTGGAAAAAGTGTAATTGTTACTTCAGCTATAGTAATCATTGCTGATTATAAATATGAATATAGTACAATTATGATAACTTCTGCTGATATGATATTGTCAACAGGTGTTGTTTTATCAACTCGCAACCAATTTACTCAATACCCTGTGCAATGGCCTTATAAAGAATTATTTATGCTTATGATACTACTAACAATTATATTTTGTATAATTACAACCTTCCTACTACAGATAGTACATATACTGTTGTATTTTTTTGCAATACTATCAGCAAGCTATATAGTTTTACTTACAAAATTTTTGATAGCTTTGGGCAATGATACTAATGGAGAATACATATGTTCTGAAGAGTATTTCTATAATACAGGCAGGTATGATTCAATAATCAAAATCATCAAAGAACATGTGAACGAACATTATACATTACCTATTGATAAATATACAATTGCATTACAATGTGAAATGCATCCAGATTATATATCAAAAGTTTTTAAAAGTGAAGAAGGAATAACAATAAATAAATATATTCAAATTGTGCGTATGGAAAAAGCTTACAAGTTAGTAATGGACACTGATAAAAAAATAATTGAAGTAGCTTTCAATGTAGGCTATGAGAACCTGGCTACTTTTTACAGACATTTTATGCGACACCATAAGAAATCGCCACATCGATTGCGGAAGGAAAAATCTATTCCTTGA
- a CDS encoding CoA-binding protein, which produces MDAFFNPRSIAIIGASNKPFNLGATICEYLTFLQYDAKIYAINHKGEDVKGCKGYQYVHQIPHEVDLAIILTPAASVPQLIEDCGKKGIRSVIIESAGFTEEGEYGKQLQQQINEIARQYNIRFIGPNCLGTLNAHNRFCCFFGARPGEYDGVFEHPGDISYVIQSGGVGALIMDSLRSDVVNVNKMMSIGNKEDIDEADCIDYFNTDGTKVIGMYLESIKNGIRFIGAVKRSKIPILVYKVGRTNAGAKAAMSHTAGMANNDTIFDAACRQFGIIRCKAISELHSMPKIFTTMPLLKGKRIAIFTNSGAFGGITSDLLVEAGFEIPTLSAQLQQKISQCGKLYNVTNPIDLGPTLSLQTFIDIFTNLLSSDEIDGICAVPNVWQPVVIDGILELMKLCKHYDKPAGIYIPNAVDRILKVRTAHSIPSFESPEEAVRALQISYQYYCACKKKSLIEAKTCVGL; this is translated from the coding sequence ATGGATGCATTTTTTAACCCACGATCAATTGCCATAATAGGTGCTTCAAACAAACCTTTCAACTTAGGGGCAACAATCTGTGAATACCTCACATTTTTACAATATGATGCAAAAATCTATGCTATTAATCACAAAGGCGAAGATGTCAAAGGATGCAAAGGCTATCAGTATGTGCACCAAATCCCTCATGAAGTTGATCTTGCAATAATCCTTACTCCAGCTGCCTCAGTACCACAACTTATAGAAGATTGCGGGAAAAAAGGCATACGGTCAGTAATCATTGAAAGCGCTGGGTTTACCGAAGAAGGTGAATATGGAAAGCAATTGCAGCAGCAGATAAATGAAATAGCAAGGCAATATAACATTCGCTTTATAGGACCAAACTGTCTGGGTACTTTAAACGCACATAACAGATTTTGTTGTTTTTTTGGAGCGCGCCCAGGTGAATACGATGGAGTTTTTGAGCATCCTGGTGATATTTCATACGTCATACAGAGTGGTGGAGTGGGCGCTTTAATAATGGATTCACTTCGTAGTGATGTTGTCAATGTAAATAAAATGATGAGTATTGGCAATAAAGAAGACATCGATGAAGCAGATTGCATTGATTACTTTAACACCGACGGTACAAAAGTAATTGGAATGTACCTTGAAAGCATTAAAAATGGCATACGTTTCATTGGTGCAGTAAAAAGGTCTAAAATACCTATTCTTGTTTACAAAGTAGGAAGAACAAACGCAGGTGCAAAAGCCGCAATGTCACATACTGCAGGTATGGCAAATAATGACACAATATTTGACGCTGCATGCAGACAGTTTGGAATAATCCGCTGTAAAGCTATAAGCGAATTACATTCTATGCCAAAAATATTTACCACCATGCCTCTTTTGAAAGGAAAGCGCATTGCAATTTTTACCAATTCGGGTGCTTTTGGAGGGATAACCTCAGACCTTTTGGTTGAAGCTGGCTTTGAAATACCTACATTATCAGCACAACTACAGCAAAAAATTTCTCAATGCGGGAAGCTTTATAATGTTACAAACCCCATTGATTTAGGTCCTACACTATCACTGCAAACATTTATTGATATTTTTACCAACCTTCTATCATCTGATGAAATTGACGGCATTTGTGCAGTACCTAATGTATGGCAACCAGTAGTGATTGATGGTATCCTTGAATTAATGAAATTATGTAAACACTATGATAAACCAGCAGGAATATATATTCCTAATGCAGTTGATCGTATATTAAAAGTCAGGACTGCCCACTCAATTCCAAGTTTTGAATCACCTGAGGAAGCAGTACGTGCATTGCAGATATCGTACCAATACTATTGTGCTTGTAAGAAAAAATCATTAATTGAAGCAAAAACTTGTGTCGGGTTATAA
- the putP gene encoding sodium/proline symporter PutP produces MTATFITFGLYLVVLLGIGLYYYDKSHDISDFILGGRKLGKFVMALSAQASDMSGWLLMGLPGALYSSGMPALWIAVGLLIGTYCNWKFVAKRLRIYTEITDSITLPTFFEDRYKDPTGLLRIISALIILIFFTIYLSSGFVASGKLFESMLGIEYHIAVLIGAGIILFYTSLGGFFAVSITDVVQGLLMFFAVIVVPIVAMIHIGSFSNITLAMEKASLPVNPFSSVTLLSVLSTASWGLGYFGQPHILARFMGIHSHRDIKGAREIAMTWVTISLCGASFIGIAAVYLFPQLSPHNAEKVFIFMIQKFFTPWVGGILLAAILSAIMSTADSQLLVCSAALTEDFYQRVIKRNASQQELIHIGRLTTIIITCIAALFAMNPENTVLGLVAYAWGGFGAAFGPTVLFALFSKHTSWQSALGGMLAGTIALVSWKFLGLSNFCYEIVPGFIANVITILLLNKIYPLQNTEIDREFLKMHTILQQ; encoded by the coding sequence ATGACAGCAACATTTATAACATTTGGTTTATACCTTGTTGTTTTACTGGGAATAGGTTTATATTATTATGATAAATCCCATGATATTTCTGATTTTATTTTAGGTGGCAGAAAATTAGGAAAATTTGTCATGGCACTGTCTGCACAGGCAAGCGACATGAGTGGATGGCTACTCATGGGATTACCTGGTGCACTATATAGTAGTGGTATGCCCGCACTATGGATTGCCGTTGGACTTCTTATCGGAACATACTGCAACTGGAAATTTGTTGCAAAGCGCCTACGTATATATACTGAAATCACTGATTCAATAACCCTTCCCACCTTTTTTGAAGATCGATATAAAGATCCTACTGGGCTATTGCGTATTATATCAGCGTTAATTATTCTTATTTTTTTTACCATTTACCTTTCATCAGGATTTGTTGCATCCGGTAAGCTTTTTGAATCAATGCTTGGAATTGAATACCATATAGCAGTGTTAATTGGTGCTGGCATTATTCTTTTCTATACATCATTAGGTGGTTTTTTTGCTGTCAGCATTACTGACGTTGTACAGGGCTTGCTTATGTTTTTTGCTGTCATTGTGGTACCAATAGTTGCAATGATACACATAGGTTCGTTTTCCAACATTACACTGGCAATGGAAAAAGCATCTTTACCTGTTAATCCTTTTTCTTCGGTAACATTACTTTCTGTGCTCTCCACAGCATCGTGGGGACTTGGGTATTTTGGTCAGCCGCATATTCTTGCACGCTTCATGGGCATACATTCTCATCGCGATATTAAGGGTGCTCGGGAAATTGCAATGACATGGGTAACAATTTCATTATGTGGTGCTTCTTTCATTGGGATTGCTGCAGTGTATCTATTCCCACAGCTATCGCCACACAATGCAGAAAAGGTTTTTATATTCATGATCCAAAAATTTTTTACACCATGGGTTGGCGGAATACTCCTTGCTGCAATACTTTCCGCAATAATGTCAACTGCTGATTCACAATTACTGGTTTGCTCTGCTGCATTAACCGAGGACTTTTACCAGCGAGTTATTAAACGTAATGCATCCCAGCAGGAATTAATTCACATTGGTCGTCTTACCACAATCATAATAACCTGCATTGCAGCACTGTTTGCAATGAACCCCGAGAATACTGTCTTAGGGCTGGTAGCATATGCATGGGGTGGTTTTGGTGCAGCTTTTGGCCCCACTGTACTATTTGCACTTTTCTCAAAACATACTTCTTGGCAATCTGCTCTTGGAGGAATGCTAGCAGGGACAATTGCCCTGGTTTCATGGAAATTTTTAGGTTTAAGTAATTTCTGTTATGAGATAGTTCCCGGATTTATTGCCAATGTAATAACCATTTTGCTACTAAACAAGATTTATCCTTTACAAAATACAGAAATCGATAGAGAGTTTTTGAAAATGCACACGATACTACAACAATAA
- a CDS encoding STAS domain-containing protein, with protein sequence MIELTDKGNGTFVVKIIMQEVHTLDVPDLKEKLQQAIVNKGIKRMVVDLSDVKMITSSGIGIFLNINQNLKSQFRLACPTQEVQKVLELTKVTSMIKVFNSVEAALQSF encoded by the coding sequence ATGATAGAATTAACAGATAAGGGAAATGGCACGTTTGTTGTGAAAATAATCATGCAGGAAGTTCATACTTTAGATGTCCCTGACCTTAAGGAAAAGCTTCAGCAGGCCATAGTCAATAAAGGTATAAAGCGAATGGTTGTTGACCTTTCTGATGTTAAAATGATCACCAGTTCGGGTATTGGTATATTTTTGAATATTAATCAGAATCTAAAATCGCAGTTCAGGCTGGCGTGCCCAACACAGGAAGTACAAAAGGTTTTAGAATTAACCAAGGTTACTTCGATGATAAAGGTATTTAATTCTGTAGAGGCAGCTCTTCAAAGTTTTTAA
- a CDS encoding homoserine O-acetyltransferase, translating into MKKELTLDTSVGIVHTQYYTFAEPPDEMVLVSGKTLGPITLAYETYGNLNEDKSNAVLILHALSGSAHAAGYHTHNDPYPGWWDHYIGPGKAFDTNKYFVICSNVIGGCSGSTGPSSINPSTGKEYALDFPIVTIQDMVKAQWHLINYLGIERLLAVAGGSMGGMQALQWSISYPERVQSVIAIATAASLSAQGIAFHEVGRQAIMRDPHWNNGNYYHKTPPSNGLSLARMIGHITYLSEKLMHEKFGRRLQQADIFKFQFDLEFEVESYLHHKGNDFVQRFDANSYLYITKAIDYFDLKNDFGGDLANAFVHVNSDYLVISFSSDWLYPTSQSREIVRALRMNSKNVVFTEIQSDKGHDTFLLPNEQLEHNIANFLKREFEKVHKR; encoded by the coding sequence ATGAAAAAAGAATTAACTTTAGATACATCTGTGGGCATTGTGCACACGCAATATTACACGTTTGCAGAACCACCTGATGAAATGGTGCTGGTGTCAGGGAAAACATTAGGACCTATAACCCTGGCATATGAAACGTATGGAAATCTAAATGAGGATAAAAGTAATGCTGTTTTGATTCTTCATGCGCTTTCAGGCTCTGCTCACGCTGCGGGATATCATACGCATAATGATCCATATCCAGGGTGGTGGGATCATTACATAGGGCCTGGTAAAGCGTTTGATACAAATAAATACTTTGTTATCTGTTCAAATGTTATTGGTGGTTGTAGTGGTTCTACAGGCCCTTCATCAATAAATCCCAGCACCGGCAAGGAATACGCACTGGATTTTCCAATTGTTACCATACAGGATATGGTGAAGGCTCAGTGGCATTTGATAAATTATCTTGGAATCGAAAGGCTACTGGCGGTTGCTGGTGGTTCAATGGGTGGGATGCAGGCATTGCAGTGGTCAATATCATATCCAGAAAGGGTGCAATCTGTTATTGCGATAGCCACTGCAGCTTCACTTTCAGCACAGGGGATTGCATTTCATGAAGTTGGCAGGCAGGCTATCATGCGCGATCCACACTGGAATAATGGCAACTATTACCACAAGACTCCCCCATCTAATGGATTATCGCTTGCCCGAATGATAGGGCATATCACATACCTCAGCGAAAAACTAATGCACGAAAAATTTGGAAGAAGGCTTCAGCAAGCAGATATTTTTAAATTTCAATTTGACTTGGAATTTGAGGTTGAATCGTACTTGCATCATAAAGGCAATGATTTTGTTCAACGATTTGATGCAAACTCATATTTATATATTACCAAAGCTATCGACTATTTTGATTTAAAAAATGATTTTGGTGGTGACCTTGCCAACGCATTTGTGCATGTTAATTCAGATTATCTAGTGATAAGCTTTTCATCAGACTGGCTGTATCCAACCTCACAATCACGGGAGATTGTACGGGCACTGCGTATGAACAGTAAAAACGTAGTATTTACTGAAATCCAGAGTGATAAGGGGCATGATACATTTTTACTGCCCAATGAACAGCTTGAACACAATATTGCAAATTTTTTAAAAAGAGAATTTGAAAAGGTACATAAACGATGA